In one window of Leifsonia sp. NPDC080035 DNA:
- a CDS encoding NAD(P)-dependent alcohol dehydrogenase: MESRTAGADALEAEAETATMRAVRPERYGEPSALRVSRVPIPVPGSGEVLVRVRAAGVDAGTWHLTTGRPYLMRLIGFGWRGPKAQALGLAFAGTVEAASGDGAWQAGDRVFGSADGALAEFVVAKAAELVRMPDDASFEVAATLPVSGVTAVQAVAAATVGPGDRVLVLGAAGGVGHFVVQLAVAKGVVVTGVCSRAKAKLVHGLGAERVVDYATTDVLTEGTRYDAIIDTAGNRPLRRLRRILEPDGAVVLVGGEAGGALTGGIQRTAAAALLDRFARQRLVGLVAKERMEDLRELGALLASGGIHPVLDTAYALEDTAAAVQHIGAGRARGKVVVTP; this comes from the coding sequence ATGGAGAGCAGAACGGCCGGCGCCGACGCGCTGGAGGCAGAGGCAGAGACGGCGACGATGCGGGCCGTGAGGCCGGAGCGGTACGGCGAGCCGAGCGCCCTGCGCGTGAGCCGCGTCCCCATCCCCGTCCCGGGCTCGGGCGAGGTGCTCGTCAGGGTCAGGGCGGCGGGCGTCGACGCCGGGACGTGGCACCTGACCACCGGCCGCCCCTACCTCATGCGGCTCATCGGATTCGGCTGGCGGGGGCCGAAGGCGCAGGCCCTGGGGCTGGCGTTCGCAGGCACCGTCGAGGCGGCCTCCGGCGACGGCGCCTGGCAGGCGGGCGACCGCGTATTCGGCTCGGCGGACGGCGCGCTGGCGGAGTTCGTCGTGGCGAAGGCAGCGGAGCTGGTGCGGATGCCGGACGACGCCTCCTTCGAGGTGGCGGCGACCCTCCCCGTGTCCGGGGTGACCGCCGTACAGGCCGTCGCCGCGGCCACGGTGGGCCCGGGCGATCGCGTACTCGTGCTGGGTGCGGCGGGAGGCGTGGGCCATTTCGTGGTGCAGCTCGCCGTCGCCAAGGGTGTCGTCGTCACCGGAGTGTGCAGCCGGGCGAAGGCGAAGCTGGTGCACGGCCTGGGCGCCGAGCGCGTCGTCGACTACGCGACGACGGACGTGCTCACCGAGGGGACGCGCTACGACGCCATCATCGACACGGCAGGCAACCGCCCGCTCCGTCGCCTGCGCCGCATCCTCGAACCCGACGGCGCCGTGGTGCTGGTCGGCGGCGAGGCGGGAGGCGCTCTCACCGGAGGCATCCAGCGCACCGCCGCCGCGGCGCTCCTCGACCGGTTCGCGCGTCAGCGGCTCGTCGGCCTCGTCGCGAAGGAGCGGATGGAGGATCTGCGGGAGCTGGGGGCGCTGCTGGCGAGCGGCGGCATCCATCCGGTGCTCGACACGGCGTACGCGCTGGAGGACACCGCGGCCGCCGTGCAGCACATCGGCGCAGGCAGGGCACGCGGCAAGGTGGTCGTGACGCCGTGA
- the pdhA gene encoding pyruvate dehydrogenase (acetyl-transferring) E1 component subunit alpha: protein MVATNDTPRPANTVQLLTADGRFQPSDPAGEYLPYLERLDEDDYRRFYRDMVRVRAFDNEAANLQRQGQLGLWVPSHGQEGAQVGSAHAAKPQDSLFPSYREHAIGMIRGIDPVGIMGLLRGTTHGGWDPTDPAVGNFHLYTLVIGSHTLHATGYAMGVKFDGKVGTGNPETDEAVIAYFGDGATSQGDVSEAFVFAASYQTPQVFFLQNNHWAISVPVTTQSRTPLYLRSSGFGIPGVQIDGNDVLASYAVTAKHLDDARNGEGPSMIEALTYRMGAHTSSDDPSKYRTDEELAHWAERDPILRFRVFLEQQGVGQAFFASADEEAADLAADVRRRTLELPNPPASSMFEHVYSEPHPVVDEQRRWLEDYEASFGGDA, encoded by the coding sequence GTGGTTGCGACGAACGATACTCCGCGCCCGGCGAACACCGTCCAGCTGCTCACCGCTGACGGTCGTTTCCAGCCGAGCGACCCGGCCGGCGAGTACCTCCCCTATCTGGAGAGGCTCGACGAGGACGACTACCGTCGCTTCTATCGCGACATGGTCCGCGTCCGCGCCTTCGACAACGAGGCCGCGAACCTCCAGCGCCAGGGCCAGCTCGGCCTCTGGGTGCCGAGTCACGGCCAGGAGGGCGCCCAGGTCGGCTCCGCACACGCCGCGAAGCCGCAGGACAGCCTGTTCCCCTCGTACCGCGAGCACGCGATCGGCATGATCCGCGGGATCGACCCGGTCGGGATCATGGGGCTGCTTCGCGGCACGACGCACGGCGGCTGGGACCCGACGGACCCCGCGGTCGGCAACTTCCACCTCTACACGCTGGTGATCGGCTCGCACACACTGCACGCGACCGGATACGCGATGGGCGTGAAGTTCGACGGCAAGGTGGGCACTGGGAATCCGGAGACCGACGAGGCCGTCATCGCGTACTTCGGCGATGGCGCGACCAGCCAGGGCGACGTCAGCGAGGCGTTCGTCTTCGCTGCGAGCTACCAGACCCCGCAGGTGTTCTTCCTGCAGAACAACCACTGGGCGATCTCGGTGCCGGTGACGACGCAGTCGCGCACTCCTCTTTATCTGCGGTCCAGCGGTTTCGGCATCCCGGGCGTGCAGATCGACGGGAACGATGTGCTCGCCTCGTACGCCGTGACCGCGAAGCACCTCGACGACGCACGCAACGGCGAAGGCCCGAGCATGATCGAAGCCCTCACCTACAGGATGGGCGCGCACACCTCGAGCGACGACCCGAGCAAGTACCGCACCGACGAGGAGCTCGCCCACTGGGCCGAGCGCGACCCGATCCTGCGGTTCCGCGTCTTCCTGGAGCAGCAGGGAGTCGGCCAGGCGTTCTTCGCGAGCGCGGACGAGGAGGCCGCCGACCTGGCGGCGGACGTGCGACGTCGCACGCTCGAGCTCCCGAACCCGCCGGCGTCGAGCATGTTCGAGCACGTCTACAGTGAGCCGCATCCCGTGGTCGACGAGCAGCGTCGCTGGCTCGAAGACTACGAGGCGTCCTTCGGAGGTGACGCATGA
- a CDS encoding helix-turn-helix transcriptional regulator encodes MVRATRVTNSLRTLRFAAGEMTQAELADRVGVTRQTIIAIEQGRYSPSLEMAFQLARVFGVPLDDVFQYPED; translated from the coding sequence GTGGTGAGGGCGACGCGCGTCACCAACTCGCTCCGTACGCTGCGGTTCGCAGCGGGCGAGATGACCCAGGCCGAGCTCGCCGACCGGGTGGGCGTCACCCGCCAGACCATCATCGCCATCGAGCAGGGCCGCTACTCGCCGTCGCTCGAGATGGCGTTCCAACTCGCGCGGGTGTTCGGGGTCCCGCTCGACGACGTGTTCCAGTACCCCGAAGACTGA
- a CDS encoding dihydrolipoamide acetyltransferase family protein encodes MSESQFLLPDVGEGLTEAEIVSWKVAPGEKVAVNQVIVEIETAKSLVELPSPFEGTVGELLVTEGQTVEVGTPIFTVTGDQAAQAAPVSEVAEAEADTAASVSHETDEPKPGAVLVGYGAAGHGTSRRRRVTHPGTNSIPVTFTPAPTSAPAAPAAAAPATAPAAQAAPASASAAPVIAKPPIRKLAKDLGVDLAAVTATGPIGDVTRDDVLREATQASVFRNIQTPEWPDDREERIPVKGVRKAIATAMTTSAFTAPHVSLFVDVDATRTMEFVKRLKNSADFAGIKVSPLLIVAKALMWAVRRNPTVNSSWTDEEIIVRHYVNLGIAAATPRGLIVPNIKDAQEMTLLELARALEELTLTARAGKTPPSDMTGGTITITNVGVFGMDTGTPILNPGEVGIVALGTIKQKPWVVDGEVRPRFVTTVGASFDHRVVDGDVASRFLADVASIIEEPALLLD; translated from the coding sequence ATGAGCGAGTCCCAGTTCCTGCTGCCCGACGTGGGCGAGGGCCTGACAGAGGCGGAGATCGTCTCCTGGAAGGTCGCACCGGGCGAGAAGGTCGCCGTCAATCAGGTGATCGTCGAGATCGAGACCGCCAAGTCGCTGGTCGAGCTGCCGTCGCCCTTCGAGGGCACGGTCGGCGAGCTGCTGGTGACGGAGGGCCAGACCGTCGAGGTCGGCACCCCGATCTTCACCGTGACCGGCGACCAGGCGGCGCAGGCTGCGCCGGTGAGCGAGGTCGCGGAGGCCGAGGCCGACACTGCGGCGAGCGTCTCGCACGAGACGGACGAGCCGAAGCCGGGAGCCGTTCTCGTCGGCTACGGCGCCGCCGGTCACGGGACGAGCCGCCGCCGCAGGGTGACGCACCCCGGCACGAACTCCATCCCGGTGACCTTCACCCCGGCGCCCACCAGCGCGCCGGCCGCGCCCGCCGCTGCCGCCCCCGCCACCGCGCCTGCAGCGCAGGCAGCGCCGGCCTCAGCATCCGCGGCTCCGGTCATCGCCAAGCCTCCGATCCGCAAGCTCGCGAAGGACCTCGGCGTCGACCTCGCCGCCGTCACCGCGACCGGCCCGATCGGCGACGTCACCCGCGACGACGTGCTCCGCGAGGCCACTCAGGCGAGCGTCTTCCGCAACATCCAGACGCCGGAGTGGCCGGACGACCGCGAGGAGCGCATCCCGGTCAAGGGCGTGCGCAAGGCGATCGCGACGGCGATGACCACCAGCGCGTTCACGGCGCCGCACGTGAGCCTCTTCGTCGACGTCGACGCCACCCGGACCATGGAGTTCGTCAAGCGTCTCAAGAACTCGGCCGACTTCGCCGGCATCAAAGTGTCGCCCCTGCTCATCGTCGCGAAGGCGCTCATGTGGGCGGTGCGCCGCAACCCCACGGTGAACTCGTCGTGGACCGATGAGGAGATCATCGTCCGCCACTACGTGAACCTCGGCATCGCCGCGGCAACGCCGCGCGGCCTGATCGTCCCGAACATCAAGGACGCCCAGGAGATGACGCTGCTGGAGCTCGCGAGGGCCCTCGAGGAGCTCACGCTGACGGCGCGCGCGGGCAAGACGCCGCCGTCGGACATGACCGGCGGCACGATCACGATCACCAACGTCGGCGTCTTCGGGATGGACACGGGAACGCCCATCCTGAACCCCGGGGAGGTCGGCATCGTCGCGCTCGGCACGATCAAGCAGAAGCCGTGGGTGGTGGACGGCGAGGTGCGCCCGCGCTTCGTGACCACCGTCGGGGCGTCGTTCGATCACCGCGTGGTGGACGGGGACGTCGCGTCGCGCTTCCTGGCGGACGTCGCCTCCATCATCGAGGAGCCCGCGCTGCTGCTCGACTGA
- a CDS encoding alpha-ketoacid dehydrogenase subunit beta → MVKALNAGLRRALADDPRVLIMGEDVGPLGGVFRVTEGLQKEFGSQRVLDTPLAEAGIVGSAIGLAMRGYRPVVEIQFNGFVFPGFDQITTQLAKLTNRHSGAVKMPVVIRIPHGGHIGAVEHHQEAPEAYFAHTAGLRVVAPSTPHDAYWMIQEAIASDDPVIFFEPMSRYWPKGEVDTVENPVPLHASRVVRTGTDATVVAWAGMVSVALRAAEIAAEEGRSLEVIDVRSLSPIDYGPIVQSVQKTGRLVVAQEAPGTVSVGSEIAAVVAEKAFYSLESPVLRVAGFDTPFPPAKLEGVYLPDADRILEAVDRALAY, encoded by the coding sequence ATGGTGAAGGCGCTGAACGCGGGACTGCGGCGCGCGCTCGCCGACGACCCGCGTGTCCTCATCATGGGCGAGGACGTCGGCCCGCTCGGCGGCGTCTTCCGCGTGACCGAGGGGCTGCAGAAGGAGTTCGGCTCGCAGCGCGTGCTGGACACGCCGCTGGCCGAGGCCGGCATCGTCGGCAGCGCCATCGGTCTCGCGATGCGCGGCTACCGGCCCGTGGTCGAGATCCAGTTCAACGGCTTCGTGTTCCCCGGCTTCGACCAGATCACCACTCAACTCGCCAAGCTGACGAACCGTCACAGCGGCGCGGTGAAGATGCCCGTCGTCATCCGCATCCCGCACGGCGGTCACATCGGTGCGGTCGAGCACCACCAGGAGGCGCCGGAGGCGTACTTCGCGCACACCGCCGGTCTGCGGGTCGTCGCGCCGTCCACCCCGCACGACGCGTACTGGATGATCCAGGAGGCGATCGCCTCCGACGACCCCGTGATCTTCTTCGAGCCGATGAGCCGCTACTGGCCGAAGGGCGAGGTCGACACGGTCGAGAACCCGGTGCCGCTGCACGCCAGCCGTGTCGTCCGCACCGGCACCGACGCGACCGTCGTCGCCTGGGCCGGCATGGTGAGCGTCGCGCTCCGTGCGGCCGAGATCGCCGCTGAGGAGGGTCGCAGCCTCGAGGTCATCGATGTGCGCTCCCTCTCCCCGATCGACTACGGCCCCATCGTGCAATCCGTCCAGAAGACCGGTCGGCTCGTCGTCGCGCAGGAGGCGCCCGGCACCGTCTCGGTCGGCTCCGAGATCGCGGCCGTTGTCGCCGAGAAGGCGTTCTACTCCCTGGAGTCGCCGGTGCTGCGGGTGGCCGGATTCGATACCCCGTTCCCACCGGCGAAGCTCGAAGGCGTCTACCTCCCCGACGCCGACCGCATCCTCGAGGCCGTGGATCGCGCGCTCGCCTACTGA